A part of Thiomicrorhabdus sediminis genomic DNA contains:
- a CDS encoding sensor domain-containing diguanylate cyclase, whose amino-acid sequence MPRKKLTVKSILLCHFYLFLSLVLLQPAFASQNTEINLSKLGGTVLLEADYQRTQVNMELAKLPENRWRPFQQADILQGITNQAHWLRFTATNPTDQAIHWVIRGETSFLDYLEIYYRNDSGTFQHETYSDWHDFQQRQINYRTLSAGLSTPAHTKTEVILKAYFIGNDTMNLRFSLYTSDDFNRLSQRENLLYGLFYGAMLLLVLLSLMAAAILRQIKALFYAAFLISSILCWLMVNGLGFQYLWPHSPEWHNQGFHIAYLIFGFTALQFGRSFLFLSQTLPKVNRLFIAIQLLYSLILIAYLFGYLENVILYISHSALATTALLMPVVGFIAWRKRISYAVWFMAAWLIYSTGLILTLMSTTIANLNWGNSPLDWLQMATLLESIFLMVAVSSWIIELNSEHKKAITLAHQDPLTELGNRRLLQSRYTDYYNNLNDRSLPLFMLVIDLDSFKEINDNYGHDGGDVVLKELGCLIKQNCGAEDVAIRFGGEEFAILVALNSIEEAWELAERIRLQFANNPTYYCNQQIKHTLSCGIAEVLSKDVQLNVNEIMRCADSALYKAKQAGRNQTHLCESPVGKS is encoded by the coding sequence ATGCCTCGCAAAAAACTCACTGTAAAGTCCATTTTATTGTGTCATTTTTATCTGTTTCTTTCTCTTGTTTTGCTCCAACCCGCGTTCGCTTCTCAAAATACCGAAATCAATCTATCAAAATTAGGTGGCACTGTTCTGCTGGAAGCCGATTATCAACGTACACAAGTCAATATGGAGCTGGCAAAGCTACCAGAAAACCGTTGGAGGCCCTTTCAACAAGCTGACATCCTTCAAGGCATCACAAATCAAGCACACTGGCTTCGCTTCACCGCCACCAATCCGACAGATCAGGCCATTCACTGGGTGATTCGCGGAGAAACCAGTTTTTTAGATTACCTGGAAATCTATTACCGCAATGATTCGGGCACTTTTCAGCATGAAACCTATTCAGACTGGCATGACTTTCAACAACGGCAAATAAACTATCGAACCCTGAGTGCCGGATTATCTACTCCGGCTCATACAAAAACCGAGGTCATTCTCAAAGCCTACTTTATCGGCAATGACACGATGAATCTGCGCTTTAGCCTATACACCAGCGATGATTTCAACCGCTTAAGTCAACGCGAAAACCTGTTATACGGACTGTTTTATGGTGCAATGCTATTGTTGGTTTTATTGAGCCTGATGGCAGCCGCCATACTTAGGCAAATCAAGGCTTTGTTTTATGCGGCTTTCCTGATTTCGAGCATCCTGTGCTGGCTAATGGTTAACGGTTTGGGTTTTCAATATCTATGGCCACATTCGCCAGAATGGCATAATCAAGGCTTCCATATCGCCTATTTGATATTCGGCTTCACCGCCTTACAATTTGGCCGGTCATTTTTGTTTCTAAGCCAAACCCTTCCTAAGGTCAACCGTCTGTTTATCGCCATTCAATTACTCTACAGCCTGATATTGATTGCCTATCTGTTTGGCTATCTGGAAAACGTCATCCTGTATATATCTCATTCTGCTTTAGCCACTACCGCTTTATTAATGCCTGTTGTCGGCTTCATTGCCTGGCGCAAACGCATCTCTTATGCCGTTTGGTTTATGGCCGCTTGGCTGATTTATTCAACCGGGCTAATCCTCACATTGATGAGCACAACCATAGCCAACCTCAATTGGGGAAATTCGCCATTGGACTGGCTACAAATGGCGACATTACTCGAATCGATTTTTCTGATGGTCGCGGTATCGAGCTGGATCATTGAACTAAATTCGGAGCACAAAAAAGCGATAACTCTGGCTCATCAGGACCCGTTAACCGAACTTGGCAATCGAAGATTACTGCAATCGCGATATACCGACTATTACAACAACCTCAACGACCGCTCCTTGCCTTTGTTTATGTTGGTTATCGATCTGGATTCATTCAAGGAGATCAATGACAACTATGGTCATGATGGCGGGGATGTTGTTTTGAAAGAACTCGGTTGCTTGATCAAACAGAACTGTGGTGCAGAAGATGTCGCCATCAGGTTTGGAGGAGAGGAGTTTGCGATATTAGTCGCACTCAACTCGATCGAGGAAGCCTGGGAACTGGCAGAACGGATTCGTTTGCAGTTTGCCAACAACCCGACATACTACTGCAATCAACAAATTAAACATACCTTGAGCTGTGGTATTGCTGAAGTCTTATCCAAAGACGTACAACTTAATGTCAATGAGATCATGCGTTGTGCTGACTCAGCACTTTATAAAGCGAAGCAAGCTGGACGAAATCAAACCCACCTGTGCGAGTCGCCAGTAGGAAAATCATAG
- a CDS encoding ribonuclease D, with product MSKPSYLSIDTEAQLNDYCQQILANSALSWLAIDTEFVRVDTYYPQLSLVQIQDCLGQAAIIDPLAIVDTAQTDKPLHALVELLANPNVIKVFHAARQDIEVLYQLEGIMPQAIFDTQIAAIFRQHGDIAGFSRVIESELGIRLDKSQTRTNWHQRPLTEKQIAYALDDVRYLAPLYEKYRQQLDTEQLAAVAEDCLALLDSSLYDINPEEAIQRIRAARNLKGKHLAIAQVLAQWRESYAQEHDIPKKWPLSDDCLIQIAKRPPKTEKALYKVPNIKASSVKEFGQQWVALIDEVFALDSEQLPKAPPKQAKASVQEEILLDVLYAYSQQLSIDYKLNTTQLINKDELLALIRQPDQTKLIGWRQYLLGSTLQKLLRGELAIKLQNDKICLDA from the coding sequence ATGAGCAAACCATCCTACTTATCCATTGATACCGAAGCGCAATTAAACGACTACTGCCAGCAGATTCTAGCAAATTCAGCTCTCAGTTGGCTGGCGATTGATACCGAATTTGTCCGTGTCGATACCTATTATCCTCAATTAAGCCTGGTACAGATCCAAGACTGCCTAGGTCAAGCAGCGATTATCGATCCTTTGGCGATCGTAGATACGGCGCAAACTGACAAACCGTTACACGCCTTGGTTGAGCTATTAGCGAACCCGAATGTCATCAAGGTGTTTCATGCAGCGCGTCAGGATATTGAGGTTTTGTATCAACTCGAAGGCATAATGCCGCAAGCGATTTTCGACACCCAAATCGCCGCCATTTTCAGACAACATGGTGATATAGCGGGGTTTTCCCGAGTAATTGAAAGCGAACTCGGTATTAGGCTTGATAAAAGTCAGACCCGTACCAACTGGCACCAGCGCCCTCTTACCGAAAAACAGATTGCTTATGCATTAGACGATGTGCGTTATCTGGCACCGTTGTATGAGAAATATCGTCAGCAACTCGATACGGAGCAATTAGCCGCTGTTGCCGAAGATTGTCTCGCTTTATTGGACAGCTCCCTCTACGACATTAACCCGGAAGAGGCCATTCAGCGAATCCGCGCGGCACGCAACCTTAAAGGCAAACATCTGGCTATTGCCCAAGTTTTAGCCCAATGGCGAGAGAGCTATGCACAAGAGCATGATATCCCGAAAAAATGGCCTCTGAGTGATGACTGTTTGATTCAGATTGCCAAACGCCCGCCGAAAACCGAAAAAGCGCTTTATAAGGTGCCTAATATCAAAGCATCCAGTGTTAAGGAGTTCGGCCAGCAATGGGTTGCACTGATTGACGAGGTATTTGCGCTGGATAGCGAGCAATTACCCAAAGCGCCACCGAAACAGGCGAAAGCGAGCGTGCAGGAAGAAATTCTTCTTGATGTTTTGTATGCCTACAGCCAACAGTTGTCGATAGACTATAAACTTAACACCACCCAGTTGATCAATAAAGACGAGCTTTTGGCGCTAATACGTCAACCGGATCAAACTAAACTGATCGGCTGGCGTCAGTATCTACTTGGTAGCACTCTGCAAAAATTATTGCGTGGAGAACTGGCAATCAAGCTACAAAACGATAAAATTTGTCTAGACGCTTAA
- a CDS encoding DUF302 domain-containing protein: MYYQVETDKSFDQAVEDLQAAVTNNQFGVLHIHDLGGTMRSKGVDFKEDCKVFEVCNPVKASQVLAIDMRLNMALPCRISVFTEKGQTKIGMIEPVKMLDMLNNDEALKSIAAEVETKTKTMIDEAK, encoded by the coding sequence ATGTATTATCAGGTAGAGACAGATAAGTCTTTCGACCAGGCTGTAGAAGATCTACAGGCTGCAGTGACGAACAACCAATTCGGTGTGTTACACATCCATGACTTGGGTGGAACCATGCGTTCTAAGGGCGTTGATTTTAAAGAGGACTGCAAGGTTTTTGAGGTGTGTAACCCAGTAAAGGCGTCACAAGTATTGGCTATCGATATGCGTTTAAATATGGCGCTGCCTTGTCGTATTTCAGTGTTTACCGAGAAGGGGCAAACCAAGATCGGTATGATTGAACCGGTAAAAATGCTCGATATGCTGAATAATGACGAAGCGTTAAAAAGCATTGCCGCCGAAGTGGAAACCAAGACCAAGACCATGATTGACGAAGCGAAATAA
- the mpl gene encoding UDP-N-acetylmuramate:L-alanyl-gamma-D-glutamyl-meso-diaminopimelate ligase has protein sequence MKPQKIHILGIAGTFMGGIAQIAKAMGHIVTGSDKAIYPPMSTQLEQAGIAVDDDQSIAFLNQSPDSVVIGNAMSRGHTQVEATLNAQQVYTSGPQWLAENILKDRWVIAVAGTHGKTSTASMVAWILQYADLNPGFLIGGVPENFGVSARLGDSPFFVVEADEYDTAFFDKRSKFVHYHPRTCVLNNLEFDHADIFDSLADIQKQFHHLVRTVPGNGLIVMPDNQSALDEVIAKGCWTPVEKQGQEHADNAWHYELITDDGSAFSVFYQNEKLGDVRWQMSGLHSVSNALSAIAAAVHCGVPPKMAVESLSDFKGIRRRMTLVGEVNDIKIYDDFAHHPTAIATTLQGARKQLNNSKRSGRLIAVFEPRSNTMRMGIHKATLPKSFIDADAVYAFIDPEWNWQLAQEQFEMPVFVQHSYDDLLEKLTAELQPGDNVVIMSNGSFGGIHQKLLASLQN, from the coding sequence GTGAAACCGCAAAAAATTCATATCTTAGGCATTGCAGGAACTTTTATGGGGGGAATTGCACAAATTGCCAAGGCGATGGGACACATTGTGACGGGTTCCGATAAGGCGATTTATCCCCCTATGAGTACTCAGCTCGAACAGGCCGGTATTGCCGTTGATGATGACCAGTCTATTGCGTTTTTGAATCAATCACCCGATTCGGTGGTCATCGGTAATGCGATGAGCCGGGGTCATACTCAGGTTGAAGCCACTTTGAACGCACAGCAGGTCTATACCTCTGGACCACAGTGGTTGGCGGAAAATATTCTTAAAGACCGCTGGGTAATTGCGGTCGCAGGAACTCACGGTAAAACTTCCACCGCTTCCATGGTGGCGTGGATTCTTCAATATGCGGATTTAAATCCCGGCTTTCTGATCGGCGGTGTGCCGGAAAACTTCGGTGTCTCGGCACGCTTGGGGGATTCACCGTTTTTTGTTGTCGAGGCCGATGAATATGACACGGCGTTTTTTGATAAGCGCTCCAAATTTGTCCACTACCACCCTCGGACCTGCGTCTTGAATAATCTGGAATTTGACCATGCCGATATCTTTGACTCCCTAGCGGATATTCAAAAACAGTTCCATCATCTTGTTAGAACGGTACCGGGTAATGGCTTGATTGTCATGCCCGACAACCAGTCCGCTTTGGATGAGGTTATCGCTAAGGGGTGTTGGACACCGGTCGAAAAACAAGGTCAGGAACACGCCGATAATGCATGGCATTATGAATTGATTACTGACGACGGTTCGGCGTTTAGCGTGTTTTATCAAAATGAAAAACTGGGCGATGTGCGTTGGCAGATGTCCGGTTTGCATAGCGTCAGCAATGCCCTTAGTGCCATTGCCGCCGCAGTGCATTGTGGGGTGCCGCCCAAGATGGCCGTGGAATCTTTAAGTGATTTTAAAGGGATTCGCCGTCGTATGACATTAGTGGGTGAGGTCAATGACATCAAGATCTATGATGATTTTGCCCATCATCCGACGGCAATCGCCACCACCTTGCAGGGGGCGCGTAAACAGCTCAATAATAGTAAACGAAGCGGGCGTCTGATTGCGGTTTTTGAACCGCGTTCCAATACCATGCGTATGGGAATTCATAAAGCCACCTTGCCGAAGTCGTTTATTGACGCCGATGCGGTGTACGCTTTTATTGATCCAGAGTGGAATTGGCAATTAGCGCAAGAACAGTTTGAAATGCCGGTTTTTGTGCAGCACAGTTATGACGATTTACTTGAAAAGCTGACAGCAGAATTACAGCCGGGTGACAATGTGGTGATTATGAGCAACGGCAGTTTTGGCGGTATTCACCAAAAACTGCTGGCCAGTTTGCAAAATTAG
- a CDS encoding GGDEF domain-containing protein — MNGLLWILLLFVLISMLYYLSSEHNWKTEFAAYKHANENTDLAELIHQADEAVYQAKASGRNCICVYEA, encoded by the coding sequence GTGAATGGGCTGCTCTGGATTTTGCTATTGTTTGTCTTGATTTCGATGCTCTATTACCTGAGCAGTGAGCATAACTGGAAAACCGAATTTGCCGCTTATAAGCATGCCAATGAAAACACCGATTTGGCCGAATTAATCCATCAAGCTGACGAGGCCGTTTATCAAGCCAAGGCCTCTGGACGTAATTGCATTTGCGTTTATGAAGCTTGA
- a CDS encoding 6-phosphofructokinase has product MSLITSAPHAKNVLYAQAGGVTAVINASAAAVIETVKQYPETFGRCYGAINGIKGVLEEELVDLAQLSDDDLEKLKSQPGAALKACRFDLDPLDHNPAQYERVLEVFKTYDIGYFFYNGGNGSMVTAQKVSDYCSSRGHKVICVGVAKTIDNDLDLSHCSPGFGSAAKYLATSFIEATMDILSMHETSTKFFVMEAMGRNTGWLTLAAGLVKDVVKDVPLILLPAERAFDKEAFLAKLDHLIGQHGYCVCAVSEGLMDKNGDYLSIANIEHTHERDYVQLGGVGSTLAHLVGDHLDSKTHCAIPDYCQRSASHLVSAIDWQMAYDAGQHAVLAAVENLHGVLPVIRQTNESPFAYDFTNVELQEVANLEKLVPDEYLSEDGMDISEAGLNYLRPLVQGERQIAFKNGLPDCAPIEFTYLPRQLKIYHAIK; this is encoded by the coding sequence GTGAGTTTAATTACCTCTGCGCCCCATGCAAAAAATGTCTTATACGCTCAGGCAGGCGGGGTTACCGCCGTCATCAATGCCAGTGCCGCGGCGGTGATTGAAACGGTTAAACAGTATCCAGAAACCTTTGGTCGCTGTTACGGTGCCATTAACGGTATAAAGGGCGTATTGGAAGAAGAACTGGTTGATCTGGCGCAACTGAGTGATGACGATCTGGAAAAGCTCAAAAGCCAACCGGGAGCCGCCTTAAAAGCCTGCCGTTTTGATTTGGATCCACTGGATCATAACCCCGCTCAATACGAACGCGTTTTAGAGGTTTTTAAAACCTATGATATCGGTTATTTCTTCTATAACGGTGGCAATGGTTCGATGGTTACCGCACAAAAAGTTTCCGATTACTGCTCTTCCCGTGGTCACAAGGTGATTTGTGTCGGTGTGGCGAAAACCATCGATAACGATCTGGATCTGAGTCACTGTAGCCCAGGGTTTGGCAGTGCCGCTAAATATTTGGCAACCAGTTTTATTGAAGCGACCATGGATATTCTCTCTATGCATGAAACTTCAACCAAGTTTTTTGTCATGGAGGCCATGGGACGCAATACCGGTTGGTTGACCTTGGCAGCGGGCTTGGTTAAGGATGTCGTTAAAGATGTCCCCTTGATCCTTTTACCGGCGGAAAGGGCTTTTGACAAGGAAGCCTTTCTGGCAAAACTCGATCACTTGATTGGCCAACATGGTTATTGTGTATGTGCCGTTTCCGAAGGTTTAATGGATAAGAACGGCGACTATTTATCGATCGCCAATATTGAACATACCCATGAACGCGACTATGTTCAGTTAGGCGGTGTCGGTTCGACATTGGCACATCTGGTGGGCGACCACCTTGACAGCAAGACTCACTGTGCGATTCCGGATTATTGCCAGAGATCGGCCAGCCACTTGGTATCGGCAATAGATTGGCAGATGGCCTATGATGCCGGCCAGCATGCGGTACTGGCAGCGGTTGAAAATCTACATGGCGTACTGCCTGTGATTCGTCAAACCAATGAGAGCCCTTTTGCTTACGACTTTACCAATGTAGAACTGCAAGAGGTGGCTAACCTAGAAAAGTTGGTGCCGGATGAATATCTAAGCGAAGATGGTATGGATATCAGCGAAGCCGGTCTGAATTACTTGCGCCCTTTAGTGCAAGGAGAGCGCCAAATTGCCTTTAAAAACGGCCTACCGGATTGCGCGCCGATTGAGTTTACCTATTTGCCAAGACAACTCAAAATTTACCACGCCATTAAATAG
- a CDS encoding DUF2189 domain-containing protein, translated as MLHSPAALHTHDHYLENGEHVVSKDVQYSQVFHWLSQGWQDMARAPGISLFFGVIMAVSVASVYFAFRNEPVMMFKIATFFVMLSPFLATGLYYVAHRLEEGKPVEFFDVITSWRSNLSNIALFALCLGIITAIWARITPLIAAVAVSDGLLIVNPEQGLMSFLTSAQGMEFLTMFMILASLVSLLVFSLSVITIPLMLKDNKIGAISAMILSFEVVMENKGVMALWALVIGALLTLGMVSLGGAMLLIMPLLGYASWHAFNDLIEIDDGYPAINPS; from the coding sequence ATGTTACATTCACCTGCTGCATTACACACCCACGACCATTATTTGGAAAACGGCGAGCATGTCGTATCAAAAGATGTGCAATATTCGCAAGTATTCCACTGGTTGTCACAAGGCTGGCAAGACATGGCGCGAGCTCCAGGCATTTCACTGTTTTTCGGTGTGATTATGGCTGTTTCGGTCGCATCAGTATATTTTGCCTTTAGAAACGAACCGGTGATGATGTTCAAAATCGCCACCTTCTTTGTCATGTTATCGCCTTTTCTAGCGACGGGTTTATATTATGTTGCCCACCGCTTGGAAGAAGGCAAACCCGTTGAGTTTTTCGATGTCATCACATCTTGGCGAAGCAACCTTAGCAATATTGCTCTTTTTGCCTTATGTCTGGGTATTATCACAGCCATTTGGGCAAGAATTACTCCGCTGATTGCTGCCGTTGCGGTCTCGGACGGGTTGCTCATCGTAAACCCTGAACAAGGTCTGATGAGTTTCTTGACCTCGGCTCAAGGTATGGAATTTCTCACCATGTTTATGATTCTCGCCTCATTGGTATCTTTGCTGGTATTCAGCCTGAGTGTCATCACCATTCCATTGATGCTGAAAGACAACAAAATCGGAGCCATTTCGGCAATGATTCTGAGTTTTGAAGTGGTCATGGAAAACAAAGGCGTCATGGCCTTATGGGCTCTAGTCATCGGCGCCTTACTAACCCTTGGTATGGTCAGTTTAGGTGGAGCGATGTTACTCATTATGCCGCTACTCGGTTACGCCAGTTGGCATGCCTTTAATGATTTGATTGAAATTGATGACGGCTATCCAGCGATTAATCCGAGTTGA